A part of Vespertiliibacter pulmonis genomic DNA contains:
- a CDS encoding methyltransferase family protein, whose protein sequence is MAIKIPPPILFLLFSVIIFIFPNITQPTIFYRFLAVIFAIFGIAVSFLGIVAFHQKRTTVDPLDLNKTTELVIHGIYRFTRNPMYIGLACLLITLALWLGNVLALVNVWFFGCILTKFQIIPEEKILMQKFGKRFTHYQQRVPRWLWR, encoded by the coding sequence ATGGCAATAAAAATTCCCCCACCTATATTGTTTTTGCTTTTTTCTGTAATTATTTTTATTTTTCCCAATATAACTCAACCGACTATATTCTATCGCTTTTTGGCGGTTATTTTTGCCATATTTGGCATAGCAGTTAGTTTTTTGGGGATAGTTGCTTTTCATCAAAAAAGGACAACGGTTGATCCCCTTGACCTGAATAAAACCACTGAACTTGTTATTCACGGTATTTATCGTTTTACTCGTAATCCAATGTATATAGGGCTTGCTTGTTTATTGATTACGTTGGCATTATGGTTGGGAAATGTATTAGCATTAGTGAATGTATGGTTTTTTGGCTGTATTTTAACCAAATTTCAAATTATCCCTGAAGAAAAAATACTAATGCAGAAATTTGGTAAGCGTTTTACGCATTATCAGCAACGTGTACCTCGTTGGTTGTGGCGATAA
- a CDS encoding HIT domain-containing protein → MQTDLTDYQETIFSKIIRKEIPAELVYQDDLVTAFRDISPQAPVHILIIPNKFIPTLNHVTHEDELILGRLFTVAAKIAEQEGIAQDGYRVIMNCNKNGGQEVFHIHLHLVGGEPLGKMLAK, encoded by the coding sequence ATGCAAACTGATTTAACCGATTATCAAGAAACTATTTTTAGTAAAATTATTCGTAAAGAAATTCCTGCAGAGCTTGTTTATCAAGATGATTTAGTCACAGCCTTTCGAGATATTTCCCCACAAGCACCCGTACACATTTTGATTATACCAAACAAATTTATTCCGACATTGAACCACGTTACTCACGAAGATGAACTCATTTTAGGACGACTATTTACGGTGGCAGCAAAAATTGCAGAGCAAGAGGGAATAGCTCAAGATGGCTATCGAGTCATTATGAATTGCAATAAAAATGGTGGACAAGAAGTCTTTCATATTCATTTACACTTAGTAGGCGGTGAGCCACTTGGAAAAATGTTGGCGAAATAA
- a CDS encoding YcfL family protein gives MKKNFAFIALFSAFLTACSNNPTSYLPSGTKPIVNMELPLAEQVNVTAEPFLLRVANLTAQPLNVQYKLFWYDEQGVTQTLDPSERTPWHNFWVEPRSKTEMNLAKPTPESANYRVYLRNSR, from the coding sequence ATGAAAAAAAATTTTGCATTTATCGCACTTTTTAGTGCTTTTCTTACCGCTTGTTCAAATAATCCTACGAGTTATTTGCCTTCTGGTACGAAACCGATTGTGAATATGGAATTACCTTTAGCCGAGCAGGTGAACGTTACTGCTGAGCCTTTTTTACTCAGAGTAGCAAATTTAACCGCACAGCCTTTAAATGTTCAATACAAATTATTTTGGTATGATGAACAAGGTGTAACCCAAACGTTAGATCCTAGTGAGCGCACCCCTTGGCATAATTTTTGGGTAGAGCCTCGTTCTAAAACAGAAATGAATTTAGCAAAACCTACGCCAGAAAGTGCGAATTATCGAGTTTATTTAAGAAATAGCCGTTAG
- a CDS encoding DarT1-associated NADAR antitoxin family protein codes for MTTKNMGIATRPIFIPNRETPGVIEQEITFDWYMGMSTEVRKRSIISLHNNASLVGYKKILEASSKSEQSIGIQLSAFFLKNIKGYPVENLFQSSKVFENGGPYRDLLTVTPREAKKDQRLKESGDLIEFKFNNKKYPLEPKSLFYDWLYINVLFSNRNLNLREDFFEMKFDAISDIEFNPKKSFNCQARTLALCISLYENESIQDFIEDPIQFSREFNLYKYEEVDNKKDNSNHSFDF; via the coding sequence ATGACAACAAAAAATATGGGAATTGCAACTCGCCCGATATTTATTCCTAATAGAGAGACCCCTGGCGTTATTGAACAAGAAATAACATTTGATTGGTATATGGGAATGAGTACAGAAGTTCGTAAACGCTCAATAATCAGTTTACATAATAATGCTAGCCTAGTTGGATATAAAAAAATATTAGAAGCATCAAGTAAATCTGAACAATCTATCGGTATTCAATTAAGTGCTTTTTTTCTTAAAAATATTAAAGGATATCCCGTTGAAAATCTATTCCAAAGTAGTAAAGTATTTGAAAATGGTGGTCCTTATCGTGATTTATTAACCGTTACACCAAGAGAGGCAAAAAAAGATCAACGACTCAAAGAAAGTGGGGATTTAATAGAATTTAAATTTAATAATAAAAAATATCCTCTAGAACCAAAAAGTTTATTTTATGATTGGCTCTATATAAATGTTTTATTTTCTAATAGAAATTTAAATTTAAGAGAAGACTTCTTTGAAATGAAATTTGATGCAATTAGTGATATTGAATTTAACCCTAAAAAATCATTTAATTGTCAAGCTAGAACACTTGCGTTATGTATATCTCTTTATGAAAATGAAAGTATTCAAGATTTTATCGAAGACCCAATTCAATTCTCTCGGGAATTTAACTTGTATAAATATGAAGAAGTAGATAACAAAAAAGATAACTCTAATCATTCTTTTGATTTCTAG
- a CDS encoding DarT ssDNA thymidine ADP-ribosyltransferase family protein: MLKEINQLTTYLPIGEEQNNIYSIIKHRNIEWLCHFTPRQNLENIKKAGLKLRNHLNSNDIITDDSRFDRYCDAICLSISKPNKWMFNKKQELGFDLCLLIINPAILYRKKCIFYPHNAATKSYRNTDLEQLIGASSLENLFANPITYQKSGHGPQSIYRYEYLEECETTSDQAEVQCLENIEPIYIDHIIEDNIPLTYQEIYNFITQKKLEEQRKLEQQRKLEQQRKLEQQRKLEQQHKLEQLLETNSGCSDIFILIAIATIIIILL, from the coding sequence ATGCTAAAAGAAATTAATCAGTTAACTACATATCTTCCTATTGGAGAAGAGCAAAATAATATATACTCAATTATTAAACATAGAAATATAGAATGGTTATGCCACTTTACTCCAAGACAAAATTTAGAAAATATCAAGAAAGCAGGATTAAAATTAAGAAATCATTTAAATTCTAATGATATCATAACAGATGATAGTAGATTTGATCGCTATTGTGATGCCATCTGTCTCTCTATTAGTAAACCCAATAAATGGATGTTTAATAAGAAACAAGAACTCGGCTTTGATTTATGTTTGCTTATTATCAATCCAGCAATCTTATACCGAAAAAAATGTATCTTTTATCCCCATAATGCTGCAACAAAAAGTTATCGTAATACTGATTTAGAACAGCTTATAGGGGCTAGCTCTTTAGAAAATTTATTCGCTAACCCTATCACCTATCAAAAATCAGGACATGGACCACAATCTATTTATAGATATGAATATTTAGAAGAATGTGAAACAACATCAGATCAAGCAGAAGTACAATGTTTAGAAAATATTGAGCCTATTTATATTGATCATATTATTGAAGATAATATTCCTCTAACTTATCAAGAAATTTATAATTTTATTACACAAAAAAAACTTGAAGAACAACGTAAATTAGAACAACAACGTAAATTAGAACAACAACGTAAATTAGAACAACAACGTAAATTAGAACAACAACATAAATTAGAACAACTATTAGAAACAAATAGTGGCTGTTCAGATATTTTCATTCTTATCGCTATAGCTACTATAATTATAATTCTATTATAA
- a CDS encoding helix-turn-helix domain-containing protein, whose protein sequence is MKTNEKIRQLRESRQWTQEDMAHKLSMSTQGYAKIERGDTRSNLGRLEQISEVFGIDMIELLSYGEDAQINFNNSANNSTFTNSCFSIAGGDLALEIQRLQLILSHKDELIENLKRENSLLIEMNEMLKNK, encoded by the coding sequence ATGAAAACAAATGAAAAAATCCGTCAATTAAGAGAAAGTCGTCAATGGACACAAGAAGATATGGCACATAAATTAAGTATGTCTACTCAAGGATATGCCAAAATTGAACGTGGGGATACTCGTTCTAATTTGGGTAGGTTAGAACAGATTTCGGAAGTTTTTGGAATAGATATGATTGAGTTATTGTCTTATGGCGAAGATGCTCAGATAAACTTTAATAACTCGGCTAATAATAGCACTTTTACTAACTCTTGTTTTTCAATTGCAGGTGGTGATTTAGCGTTAGAAATACAGCGTTTGCAACTTATTCTTTCTCATAAAGATGAGTTAATTGAGAATTTAAAACGAGAAAATAGCTTGCTTATTGAAATGAACGAAATGTTGAAAAACAAGTAA